A region from the Muribaculum gordoncarteri genome encodes:
- a CDS encoding RagB/SusD family nutrient uptake outer membrane protein, with the protein MKKTIQNIAAVVLLGSTMSLASCGDFLEKQPSNELTEDKTYGNWSMFEYFHNDTYNFLRHGALRIGNSWLDSATDLAETSYSNGGTRTSFNIGNYYAGGGADELTSTWESRYRGIRKCNRVITGIDRVPFDITKTEEENLALRRTMVAEARAFRAYFYWEMFLRYGPIPIIKEVLDPEEDMITPYTKRPTVKEYVVDFILNELKEAEPDMLPYEEAFVSTKSGRLSQPMARALASRIKLYMASPRYAAQSGITWQDAADAAKSFIEDYGANFALYQEDNIPGGTNYRNAVLRTHYTGNNHEVIFFRNDVTIGWGGISLDSPVGEGGSGGNCPSQNLVDMYDMADGSSPFAQYDLTGAPVYVNGTPTVNPASGYNDEAMWSNRDPRLEATVLHHGFAWGNSTVRPDNRINVIYGMADNPAGNANSTPTGYYMAKYIPAEILSGTHAGSAYRLWTIIRYAEILLNYAEALNEAQGPSATVFDLLDQIRHRAGITGNVADRADLQDQDALRRFIRKERTVEFAFEEHRPWDVRRWNVAVEALSRPIYGVTVTRVGNATDADYDFVPGNYKITRKVAQARVFDEKMYLYPIPEEEVWKTGLENNPGW; encoded by the coding sequence ATGAAAAAAACAATCCAAAATATAGCTGCTGTGGTGCTTCTCGGCTCAACAATGTCGCTCGCTTCTTGCGGTGACTTCCTTGAGAAGCAGCCCTCCAACGAGCTCACCGAGGACAAGACCTACGGAAACTGGAGTATGTTTGAGTACTTCCACAACGACACTTACAACTTCCTCCGTCACGGAGCTCTGCGCATCGGTAACTCTTGGCTTGATTCAGCAACCGACCTTGCTGAAACATCCTACTCCAACGGTGGTACCCGCACTTCGTTCAACATCGGTAACTACTATGCCGGTGGCGGCGCCGACGAGCTCACCTCTACTTGGGAGTCGCGCTATCGCGGAATCCGCAAGTGCAACCGTGTAATCACAGGCATCGACCGCGTGCCCTTCGACATCACCAAGACCGAGGAGGAGAACCTTGCCCTCCGTCGCACAATGGTGGCCGAGGCCCGTGCATTCCGCGCCTACTTCTACTGGGAAATGTTCCTCCGCTACGGTCCTATACCCATCATCAAGGAGGTTCTCGATCCTGAAGAGGACATGATTACACCCTACACCAAGCGCCCCACTGTAAAGGAGTATGTTGTTGACTTCATCCTCAACGAACTCAAGGAGGCCGAGCCCGACATGCTTCCCTACGAAGAAGCCTTCGTGTCGACCAAGAGCGGTCGCCTCTCTCAGCCCATGGCACGTGCGCTTGCATCACGCATCAAGCTCTACATGGCATCGCCCCGCTACGCGGCTCAGTCAGGCATAACCTGGCAGGATGCTGCCGACGCTGCCAAAAGCTTCATCGAGGACTACGGCGCTAACTTCGCCCTCTATCAGGAGGACAACATCCCCGGTGGAACCAACTATCGCAATGCAGTGCTCCGCACTCACTACACCGGCAATAACCATGAGGTAATCTTCTTCCGCAACGATGTTACCATCGGATGGGGAGGCATCAGCCTCGACTCTCCCGTAGGCGAAGGCGGCTCGGGCGGTAACTGTCCCTCGCAGAATCTTGTCGACATGTATGACATGGCCGACGGTTCGTCACCCTTCGCTCAGTATGACCTCACCGGTGCTCCGGTATATGTCAACGGAACTCCCACCGTCAATCCCGCAAGCGGCTACAACGACGAGGCTATGTGGAGCAACCGCGACCCGCGCCTCGAAGCTACAGTGCTTCACCACGGATTTGCCTGGGGTAACAGTACCGTTCGTCCCGACAACCGCATCAACGTAATATACGGTATGGCCGACAACCCCGCAGGTAACGCCAACTCGACCCCCACAGGCTACTACATGGCCAAGTACATTCCCGCCGAAATCCTTTCAGGTACTCACGCAGGTAGCGCCTACCGACTCTGGACCATCATCCGCTACGCCGAGATTCTCCTCAACTACGCCGAGGCTCTCAACGAAGCTCAAGGTCCCTCAGCTACAGTGTTCGACCTCCTCGACCAGATTCGTCACCGCGCAGGCATTACCGGTAACGTTGCCGACCGCGCCGACCTTCAGGATCAGGATGCTCTCCGTCGATTCATCCGCAAGGAGCGCACTGTTGAGTTCGCGTTCGAGGAGCATCGTCCTTGGGATGTTCGCCGCTGGAATGTGGCTGTAGAGGCTCTCTCTCGCCCCATCTACGGTGTTACGGTGACCCGTGTTGGAAACGCTACCGATGCCGACTACGACTTCGTACCCGGCAACTACAAGATCACCCGCAAGGTGGCTCAGGCTCGCGTTTTCGACGAAAAGATGTACCTCTATCCCATCCCTGAGGAGGAAGTATGGAAAACCGGTCTTGAAAACAATCCCGGATGGTAA